A segment of the uncultured Desulfobulbus sp. genome:
GCCTTCGATCAGGTCCGAAACCACGGCCTCGATCATGGAGACGCTGAGGAAGATGCACATACTCGCCTGGATGCTGGCCAGGTTGCGCAGCGATTCCCGCTCCGGCACCGGCGTCCGTCCGGCCTGGCGGGTAAAGATCACGGTCTGGGTCACCTCGGGTACTGTCAACTCGGCCTTAAGCGCGGCCGCACTGGCAAAGGCGGAACTGACCCCGGGTACCACCTCATAGGGGATCCGGCGACCATCGAGCCACTGCATCTGCTCGCGAATGGCGCCGTAGATGGCCGGATCGCCGGTATGGAGCCGGACCACCTTGTGTCCGCGCTGATACCCCTGGGCAAGCAGGTCCATGATCGCCTCGAGATCCAGACTGGCCGAGTCGTGGCAGACGGCCTTGATCCCGTCGAGCAGGGCGGCGTTGACCAGACTACCGGCATAGACCACTACATCGGCCTCATCGAGCAGGCGGCGACCCTTGAGGGTGATCAGTTCCGGGTCGCCGGGACCCGCACCGAGAAAGACAACCGGAGAACGTCCTGCTTCAGGCTGCGATTGTTTGCATTCCATTTTTTACCTGTACCTTTTTTTTGCGGATGAGCATGGTCGAAAAATAGTGCAGTTTCAGTCCTCTGGCCTCGCGGATATCGGTGAAGACCCGCTCTTCGGGCATGCCGGAGCGTTCGATCAGCACCGCCGAGTCGATCAGCCCCAGTTCCTCGATCAGGGCAACGAGCTCATCGATACGCTTGGCGACCTTCATCAGCACCACCGCGTCCAGGTTGATGAGAATGCCGCGCAACCGTTCGTCCTCAAAGGCGGCGGGCACCACCACCAGCACATCATCCCCCAGGGCGAGCGGGGTTGACTGGGAGGCGGCGCAGGCGGCCATGGCGGTGATACCTGGGACCACGGTCACGTGAATGTCGGGCCGCTGTTCTTGAATGATGGCCAGGAGGTAGAAGGCGGTGGAGTAGAGGGTGGCATCGCCCAGGGTGGGAAAGGCCACGTCCTCGCCCTGGTCAAGGTGGTGGATGACCTCGTCGGCGGCCTTGCGCCAGGCACTGAGCTGCTGATCGTCGGTATCCTGGCCGAGGTACACCTTTTTCATGAGGAAATGGAGGTGGAGGATGGTGCGGCCATTGTCCGGGACCATTTGCCCGGCTATCTGCTGGGCACTACTCAGGCCATTGGCCTTGGCTGAGGGGACGGCCCATACCTTGGCCTTGCTGAGAATACGCACGGCCTTGTAGGTCATCAGTTCGGGATCGCCGGGGCCAACACCGACCAGGTAGAGATGCCCGGTCCCTGGTGAAAGATATTCACTGCTCATTTGTCGCCTGTGATAAGGGTTATGGGGTTGAACGCTTGGGGATCGCTCCCTGGTGAGGAACAGCGAGTTACGGCCAAGGTACTGCTTGCCACTGTCAGCCCCAGCTGTTGCAGACAGGCCAAGGCAGTGGTTTGGGTTTGCTCCAAGACGGCGTTGACCACGATGCGGCCGCCTGGGGGCAAGCGGGCCACCGCCGCCTCGAGGATGACCTCCAGCCGTTTGCCGCTGCCACCGATAAAGATGCGGTCCGGGGTGGGCAGGCCAGCCAAGGCTTCGGGGGCCTCCCCCACGACCAGATGCATGCTGTAGGTGCCGAAGGTGCGGATGTTGGCGCGGATATTGGCCTGCTCCTCTGCCTTCTTTTCGATGGTGTAGATCGAGAGTTGCGGACAGAGGCGGGCCGCCTCCAGCGAGACGGAGCCGGAGCCGCCGCCGATATCCCAGAGGATGCCCTGCGGAGGCAGGCGCAGCTGATGGAGGGTGGCAGCGCGAACCTCATTCTTGGTGATCAGGCCGCGGGAATGGCGGATTTCTTCCTCCTTTAAGCCGAAGGAAAAATTCGGCCGGAGCGGCAGGCTCTGCTCGATCAACATCATGTTCAACGGGGAAAAGGTTCGGCCCGCTATCTCACGCAAATTTCCCTGACTGATCCGCTCATCGGCGAGCCCCAGGTTCTCCGCCACCCGAATGCGCATATGGGCTATGCGTTCATGATCCTCACAGGCCGCAAGCGTGGCCAGCACGCTGGACGCGATCGCATTCGGCGAATTGCGGCTGTCGGTGAACAGCATGACCTTGGGGTGGCGGAGAAGGCGGCCGGGGATATCCTCCAGCTTTCTGCCGTGGAGACTGATCAGGGTGAGGTCGTCCCAGGTGATGCGGAAACGGGCGCAGGCCAGTTGCACCGCCGACAGCGCCGGATGAATGCGAATCCGCTCCGGGCCGAAGTGTTTGATCAGGGTGCTGCCGATACCGTAAAAGAGCGGGTCGCCGCTGGCCAGCACCGCCACGTCGCCGTCACGCAGGGCGGCCTCAACCTGGTTGATCATGGCGGCAACCGGGGCGATATCGATCAGGGGATGCAGCAGTCCGTTCAGCAGGGGACGGTGGCGCCGGGAAACGGCAATGGTTGTACAGCGCCGCAACAGCGGCCACTGTTCGCTGGAGAGCGACTGGCCGCTGATACCGATCAATTCAATCCGTGACATGGACCACTCCTTGTTCCGAGCTCACCAGGTAGACCCGAACCGGCAGGCCGGACCACGCTTCGGCCTGGGCCTTGGCCTTCCGGCTGACAGCGGCGACCAGATCGCTGCGGCCCATGGTGATGAGGTACTCGTAAATTTCCCGGGCCGTATTGGCCTGATGCAGCTGCCTGGAGGTTGTCGTGTCCAGACCCAGGCCAGCGAGCAGGTCCGCGGCCTGGTGAGTTTCCAGGGCACCGTTGCGCACATGGGTCTGGGGCACGGCCAGGGCTGCCTTGACCAGCTTGGCCCACATCTCCGCCAGGTGAATGCGGGTAAATCCGTGACGTCCGGCCGCCTCCAGGGCGTAGTGGAGGTAGTCGCCCATCATCACCTGGGATTCCTCGGGCAGTCCCAGGAGCCGTTGCACCGCTGCCTCCGAGGTCCGTCCGGTGGAGAGAATGACCTCGTTCAAACCCGCTGCCCGCGCCACCTGCATCGAGGCCTCGATGGTGTCGGTCCAGGCCTTGGCCGAGATCGGGCGGACAATGCCCGTGGTGCCGAGAATCGACAACCCGCCAATGACACCCAGCCGTTTGTTGAGGGTCTTTTCCGCCAGCACCTCGCCATCACGGACGAAGATGCGCACTTCCAGGGAGGAGGCGGGCTGCTCGCACTCTCCAAGGGCTTCCGTCACCGCCTGGTGAATCATTTTTCGCGGCACCGGATTGATGGCCGGCTCACCCACGGGGACCGGTAGTCCGGGTTTGGTCACCTTGCCGACTCCCGGCCCGTTGACCAGGACGATTTGTTCCGCGGCCGGGGTTGCGAGCAGGTGCACTTCGGCCCCGATCTCGGCCCCATTGGTCACATCCGGATCATCGCCCGCATCCTTGACCACCGTGGCCATGGCACCGCCATCTTGGGTCAGTTGGACCCGGCACAGGGCAAAGCGGTGACGGGAACCGTCCGGGAAGGAAATTTCCACCGACTCGTCAATGAGTCCATGCAGACGGCGCACCGCTGCCTTGGCCGCTGCTGCCGCACAGGCACCGGTGGTGTAGCCGCTGCGCAGCGGTCTGTCGCTGGGTTGTGCCATCGATGGTTCAGGCCAGGCGCAGGAGGGCGTTGACCATGGCCACCGCCACCGGGGTGCCGCCCTTGCGGCCGAGGGCGGTGATGAACGGGTACTGTTTCTGCGCCAGCAGATCCTTGGACTCGGCCGCGTTGACAAAGCCGACCGGCACGCCGATCACCAGATCCGGGGCAAAGCGCCCCTGTTCGATCAGCTCCATGACCTTCAACAGCGCGGTCGGGGCGTTGCCCACGGCCACGATGCCGATATTGTCGGCAACGCTGAGCGCCATGGCCGCATCCGAACGGGTGGTGCCCTCGGCCTTGGCCTTGGCCACGGTCGCCTCGTCCGCGACCTTGCAGATGACCTGACCGCCAAATCGCTTGAGCAATCCCTTGGAGATACCGCTTGCCCCCATGTTGACATCGATCAGGATGTTTTTGCCGCTGCGCAGGGCGCTCAGACCCGCGGCTATGGCCTGGGGATGAAAACGGATGTTTTCGGCAAAGCTGAAGTCGCCGGTGGCATGGATGGAGCGGCGAACCACGGCAAACTCTTCCGGGCTGAATGGGGTGGGGCCGAGTTCGCGTTCAATGATACGGAAACTCTCGGCTTCGATTTCTTCAGGAGCGATCTGTTGCAGGGTGACCATGGGTGCTCTCAGCGTGGTTGGCGGCAGGCCTGGACAAAACGGGCAGCCACCTGCGGTGTCCGCCCCCAGTGCAGGTGGATGTAGCCTGCCAGGGTATTGTGGTGGAGAAAACCTTCACTGCGACCGTCGGCCAGATGGTAGGCGGCAGGAAAGGTGTCGGCGTTCTCAATGGTGGAGTAGTGAAATTCATGGCCGTGGAGGACCGTGCCGCGGGCGGCCAGCAGGCAGTCGTGCTCCACCAGGGGCTGGCGATAGCCCAAGCTGCGCAGGCGGGGCTGCATGCGGGCGGAAAAGGGGTAGAGTCCGACCATGGGAAAACGGGCCCCGTCCTGATCGGTGATCGAGTGACAGAGATACATGAAGCCGCCGCATTCCGCGTACACCGGCTTGCCCGCCTCGGCGAAACGACGGATCTC
Coding sequences within it:
- the cobM gene encoding precorrin-4 C(11)-methyltransferase, yielding MECKQSQPEAGRSPVVFLGAGPGDPELITLKGRRLLDEADVVVYAGSLVNAALLDGIKAVCHDSASLDLEAIMDLLAQGYQRGHKVVRLHTGDPAIYGAIREQMQWLDGRRIPYEVVPGVSSAFASAAALKAELTVPEVTQTVIFTRQAGRTPVPERESLRNLASIQASMCIFLSVSMIEAVVSDLIEGGYPPETPIAVVEKASWPDQQIVRGTLADIAETIKTSAIRKTAMIVVGPALGQESTIASKLYDADFRHEYR
- the cobI gene encoding precorrin-2 C(20)-methyltransferase; amino-acid sequence: MSSEYLSPGTGHLYLVGVGPGDPELMTYKAVRILSKAKVWAVPSAKANGLSSAQQIAGQMVPDNGRTILHLHFLMKKVYLGQDTDDQQLSAWRKAADEVIHHLDQGEDVAFPTLGDATLYSTAFYLLAIIQEQRPDIHVTVVPGITAMAACAASQSTPLALGDDVLVVVPAAFEDERLRGILINLDAVVLMKVAKRIDELVALIEELGLIDSAVLIERSGMPEERVFTDIREARGLKLHYFSTMLIRKKKVQVKNGMQTIAA
- the cbiE gene encoding precorrin-6y C5,15-methyltransferase (decarboxylating) subunit CbiE, with translation MSRIELIGISGQSLSSEQWPLLRRCTTIAVSRRHRPLLNGLLHPLIDIAPVAAMINQVEAALRDGDVAVLASGDPLFYGIGSTLIKHFGPERIRIHPALSAVQLACARFRITWDDLTLISLHGRKLEDIPGRLLRHPKVMLFTDSRNSPNAIASSVLATLAACEDHERIAHMRIRVAENLGLADERISQGNLREIAGRTFSPLNMMLIEQSLPLRPNFSFGLKEEEIRHSRGLITKNEVRAATLHQLRLPPQGILWDIGGGSGSVSLEAARLCPQLSIYTIEKKAEEQANIRANIRTFGTYSMHLVVGEAPEALAGLPTPDRIFIGGSGKRLEVILEAAVARLPPGGRIVVNAVLEQTQTTALACLQQLGLTVASSTLAVTRCSSPGSDPQAFNPITLITGDK
- the cbiD gene encoding cobalt-precorrin-5B (C(1))-methyltransferase CbiD, encoding MAQPSDRPLRSGYTTGACAAAAAKAAVRRLHGLIDESVEISFPDGSRHRFALCRVQLTQDGGAMATVVKDAGDDPDVTNGAEIGAEVHLLATPAAEQIVLVNGPGVGKVTKPGLPVPVGEPAINPVPRKMIHQAVTEALGECEQPASSLEVRIFVRDGEVLAEKTLNKRLGVIGGLSILGTTGIVRPISAKAWTDTIEASMQVARAAGLNEVILSTGRTSEAAVQRLLGLPEESQVMMGDYLHYALEAAGRHGFTRIHLAEMWAKLVKAALAVPQTHVRNGALETHQAADLLAGLGLDTTTSRQLHQANTAREIYEYLITMGRSDLVAAVSRKAKAQAEAWSGLPVRVYLVSSEQGVVHVTD
- a CDS encoding precorrin-8X methylmutase; the protein is MVTLQQIAPEEIEAESFRIIERELGPTPFSPEEFAVVRRSIHATGDFSFAENIRFHPQAIAAGLSALRSGKNILIDVNMGASGISKGLLKRFGGQVICKVADEATVAKAKAEGTTRSDAAMALSVADNIGIVAVGNAPTALLKVMELIEQGRFAPDLVIGVPVGFVNAAESKDLLAQKQYPFITALGRKGGTPVAVAMVNALLRLA